A window of Exiguobacterium sp. FSL W8-0210 contains these coding sequences:
- a CDS encoding aminopeptidase, with protein sequence MRDPRLTQLATNLINYSVALEPGEKVLIENFGIERELVEALVEAAYAAGGHPFVLLKDNRILRKLYRNASEEQLQLMADIERKQMQAMDAYIGLRAGDNINELSDVPAEQMKLYGQTIGKMHTQDRVKGTKWVVLRFPTASMAQLANQSTEAFEDFYFDVCTLDYEKMGQAMEPLVDLMNRTDRVRLVGPGTDLTFSIKDIPAIKCAGNANIPDGEVFTAPVKDSVNGVISYNTPSPYQGFTFENVKLTFKDGKIVEATANDTDRINQVFDTDAGSRFVGEFAIGVNPFIQHPMKDILFDEKIDGSFHFTPGQAYEEAYNGNDSSVHWDLVNIQRPDYGGGEIWFDDVLIRKDGRFVLPELEVLNPENLK encoded by the coding sequence ATGCGTGACCCACGTCTTACTCAACTGGCAACGAATCTCATTAACTATTCGGTTGCCCTTGAACCTGGTGAAAAAGTATTGATTGAAAACTTCGGCATCGAACGCGAACTGGTCGAGGCACTCGTTGAAGCTGCCTACGCGGCTGGCGGTCATCCGTTCGTCTTACTTAAGGATAATCGTATCCTACGAAAATTATACCGAAATGCTTCAGAAGAGCAACTCCAATTGATGGCAGACATCGAACGCAAGCAAATGCAAGCGATGGACGCATACATCGGACTACGTGCTGGTGATAACATCAATGAATTGTCAGATGTGCCGGCTGAACAGATGAAACTTTACGGTCAAACGATCGGTAAGATGCACACACAAGATCGTGTCAAAGGAACGAAATGGGTCGTCCTTCGTTTCCCAACTGCATCGATGGCGCAACTTGCAAATCAATCGACAGAAGCATTCGAAGACTTCTACTTCGATGTCTGCACGCTTGATTATGAAAAAATGGGACAAGCGATGGAACCACTCGTCGACTTGATGAACCGGACGGATCGTGTTCGTCTCGTCGGACCAGGAACGGATCTAACGTTTTCAATCAAAGACATCCCAGCCATCAAATGCGCCGGAAATGCTAACATTCCAGACGGTGAAGTCTTTACGGCACCCGTCAAGGATTCGGTCAACGGTGTCATCTCATATAACACACCATCTCCGTATCAAGGGTTCACGTTTGAAAACGTCAAACTGACGTTCAAAGACGGTAAAATCGTCGAAGCGACGGCGAACGATACGGATCGGATCAACCAAGTCTTCGATACAGATGCTGGTTCTCGTTTTGTCGGCGAATTCGCGATTGGCGTCAATCCCTTCATTCAGCATCCAATGAAGGATATTCTATTCGATGAAAAAATCGATGGCAGCTTCCACTTCACACCAGGTCAAGCTTACGAAGAAGCCTACAACGGTAATGACTCATCCGTTCACTGGGATCTCGTCAACATCCAACGTCCTGATTACGGTGGTGGAGAAATCTGGTTCGACGACGTATTGATCCGTAAAGACGGTCGTTTCGTTCTTCCAGAACTCGAAGTCCTCAATCCTGAAAACCTGAAATAA
- a CDS encoding acetoin utilization AcuB family protein: protein MLIEQIMNTTCITMQPTNSIAHAVELMQRHQIRHVLVVNARHELVGLVGLKEIQSASSIFHPDTAKQDLQYSVSSIMIESPVTAHPLDFIEDAAVLFYEYRLTCLPIVRGRRLVGVVTETDLLRTFVQLTGALEPSSQIEIRVENTAGTLAKIAALLAKTNINILNVLVYPTDDPYVRIVAFRVQTMNPIRIIEKLRKEGFDVLGPDVSR, encoded by the coding sequence ATGTTAATCGAACAAATCATGAATACGACGTGCATCACGATGCAACCGACGAATTCCATCGCGCATGCGGTCGAACTCATGCAACGTCATCAGATTCGTCATGTTCTTGTCGTCAATGCCCGCCATGAACTCGTCGGTCTTGTCGGACTAAAGGAAATTCAAAGCGCAAGTAGCATCTTTCATCCGGATACGGCAAAGCAAGACCTACAGTATTCGGTCTCAAGCATCATGATTGAAAGTCCTGTCACGGCTCACCCGCTCGATTTTATCGAAGATGCGGCTGTGCTGTTTTATGAATATCGATTGACGTGTCTGCCAATCGTCCGCGGTCGACGCCTTGTCGGTGTCGTCACGGAAACGGATTTGTTGCGGACATTCGTTCAATTGACGGGTGCACTCGAACCAAGTTCTCAAATCGAAATCCGTGTTGAGAACACTGCTGGAACATTAGCAAAGATTGCCGCACTGCTTGCCAAAACGAATATCAATATCTTAAATGTACTCGTATATCCAACAGACGATCCGTATGTCCGGATCGTTGCGTTTCGTGTCCAGACGATGAATCCGATTCGGATCATCGAAAAGTTGCGCAAAGAAGGATTCGATGTACTTGGACCGGATGTGAGCAGATGA
- the ccpA gene encoding catabolite control protein A, whose protein sequence is MNSNITIYDVAREAAVSMATVSRVVNGNPNVKPSTRKKVQDAIEQLGYRPNAVARGLASKKTTTVGVIVPDISNIFFADLARGIEDVATMYKYNIILCNSDQNREKEIHLLNTLLGKQVDGIIFMGGRLHEDLVREFKTSPVPIVLAATLNQDYDLPAVNIDYESAAHDAVKSLIDRGHERIGFITGPLEQQINGEKKFAGYRRALEEANLPFNEQNVVLGNYTYDSGMKAMNQLLELGEDCPRAIFAGTDEMALGVIHALQDAGHRVPEDFEVIGHDNTRLATMIRPKLTTVVQPMYDIGAVSMRLLTKILNKEEIETNDVTLPHRIEQRDSTRP, encoded by the coding sequence TTGAATAGTAATATTACGATTTACGATGTCGCGCGAGAGGCTGCTGTTTCGATGGCGACCGTATCGCGTGTCGTCAACGGAAACCCGAATGTCAAACCATCTACACGAAAGAAGGTCCAAGACGCAATCGAACAGCTTGGTTATCGTCCGAACGCTGTTGCCCGTGGACTGGCAAGTAAAAAAACAACGACGGTCGGTGTCATCGTGCCCGATATCTCGAACATCTTCTTTGCGGATTTAGCACGCGGGATTGAGGACGTCGCGACAATGTATAAATATAACATCATTTTATGTAACTCCGACCAAAACCGGGAAAAAGAGATTCATTTGCTCAATACATTACTCGGAAAACAGGTGGATGGAATCATCTTCATGGGCGGACGTTTGCATGAGGATCTCGTTCGTGAGTTCAAAACATCACCAGTTCCGATCGTTCTTGCTGCGACGTTGAATCAAGATTATGATCTTCCTGCCGTCAACATCGATTATGAGAGTGCTGCGCACGATGCTGTTAAGTCTTTGATCGACCGTGGACATGAACGGATTGGATTCATCACTGGACCGCTCGAACAGCAAATCAATGGTGAAAAGAAATTTGCGGGTTATCGCCGAGCACTCGAAGAAGCAAATCTTCCGTTTAACGAGCAAAATGTCGTCCTTGGAAACTATACGTATGATTCAGGAATGAAGGCGATGAATCAATTGCTTGAACTTGGAGAAGATTGCCCACGCGCGATTTTTGCTGGAACGGATGAGATGGCTCTTGGTGTCATCCATGCCTTACAGGATGCTGGACACCGTGTACCGGAAGACTTCGAAGTCATCGGACACGATAACACACGTCTTGCGACGATGATTCGTCCGAAACTGACGACTGTCGTTCAACCGATGTATGATATCGGAGCAGTCTCGATGCGTCTATTGACGAAAATCTTGAATAAAGAAGAAATTGAAACGAACGATGTCACGTTACCACACCGGATCGAACAACGGGATTCGACACGTCCTTAA
- a CDS encoding acetoin utilization protein AcuC, with protein sequence MKDFAYLYSPEEATYRFSETHPFNPIRLELTVSLLEAMHQLDDIPCIAPRHATDEELSLVHDQDYIAAVKAAGTGALTPLKAQMYGLGTEDTPLFQGMHSGASLLVGGTIEACDLVLSGQYKRTFHIGGGLHHGFRGRASGFCVYNDTAVAMAAMIEKYHCKILYVDTDAHHGDGVQWAFYNRKDVMTLSLHETGRYLFPGTGMVTERGSEEGYGFSWNVPLDAFTEDDSFLLAYETALFEACELFQPDLIITQNGADAHALDPLTHLSLTMKSYEQIPQIAVAAANKYTNGKIVALGGGGYDWYRVVPRAWSQVFAAMTGQAPFRGEIPTSWQERWSGQETPPPTHWHDPTPLYPAIPRRPEIEEKNWETVKRLIWPFVSDERKKQLTATSPYSVD encoded by the coding sequence ATGAAGGATTTTGCCTATCTGTACAGTCCTGAAGAGGCGACTTATCGGTTTTCGGAGACACATCCATTCAATCCGATTCGCCTCGAATTAACGGTTTCTTTGCTTGAAGCGATGCATCAATTAGATGACATTCCTTGTATTGCGCCACGTCATGCGACTGATGAAGAATTGTCACTCGTTCATGATCAGGATTATATTGCTGCCGTCAAAGCAGCCGGGACCGGAGCATTAACGCCTCTCAAGGCACAGATGTATGGTCTCGGGACAGAAGACACCCCTTTGTTCCAGGGGATGCATTCGGGCGCTTCTCTCCTTGTCGGCGGCACGATCGAAGCATGTGACCTCGTCTTATCTGGTCAATATAAACGGACCTTTCATATCGGTGGCGGATTGCATCACGGATTCCGTGGGCGTGCCTCTGGTTTTTGTGTCTATAACGATACCGCTGTCGCCATGGCAGCCATGATTGAAAAATATCACTGTAAAATTCTTTATGTCGATACGGACGCTCATCATGGCGATGGAGTACAATGGGCCTTTTATAATCGAAAGGACGTCATGACATTGTCTCTCCATGAGACGGGTCGCTACTTGTTTCCAGGAACGGGAATGGTGACGGAACGAGGGTCTGAAGAAGGATATGGATTTAGCTGGAACGTGCCACTGGACGCCTTTACGGAAGATGATTCGTTTTTACTCGCGTATGAGACGGCACTCTTTGAAGCCTGTGAATTGTTCCAACCGGATCTCATCATTACGCAAAATGGTGCCGATGCACACGCGCTTGATCCATTGACTCACCTATCCTTAACGATGAAAAGTTATGAGCAGATCCCTCAAATCGCCGTCGCTGCAGCAAATAAATATACGAATGGAAAAATCGTTGCTTTAGGAGGCGGTGGCTATGACTGGTATCGTGTCGTCCCCCGCGCGTGGAGTCAAGTTTTTGCTGCCATGACCGGACAAGCTCCGTTTCGTGGAGAGATTCCTACTTCATGGCAAGAACGTTGGAGTGGACAAGAAACACCCCCACCAACACACTGGCATGATCCAACACCACTCTACCCCGCCATTCCGCGACGACCTGAAATCGAAGAAAAAAATTGGGAGACTGTTAAACGACTAATTTGGCCGTTCGTGAGCGATGAGCGTAAGAAACAATTGACTGCGACTTCCCCTTACTCCGTTGATTAA
- a CDS encoding YtxH domain-containing protein, with product MTKQHPYQAQDSSKGGGFLAGVIVGGLIGAAAALLSSPKSGREVRNLIDERTAPARQRLTEQTQVVREKAEPLVGEWIQLAKDKAAPVIEKAKNNSTVQEAAQYAGFEKDQASIDAALAEAEQLVRDIEREIGDEVDGASVAEEIDTETVVELSELREQLADEQEEDNDPQSDVNHKK from the coding sequence ATGACGAAACAACACCCATATCAAGCACAAGATTCTTCTAAAGGAGGAGGCTTCCTTGCCGGAGTCATCGTTGGTGGATTGATCGGTGCTGCGGCAGCTCTCCTTTCTAGCCCAAAATCAGGTCGTGAAGTACGCAATCTGATTGACGAGCGTACGGCGCCTGCGCGTCAACGTTTGACGGAACAGACACAAGTTGTCCGCGAAAAAGCGGAGCCACTCGTAGGTGAGTGGATTCAACTAGCGAAAGATAAGGCAGCACCTGTCATTGAAAAAGCGAAGAACAATTCAACGGTTCAAGAAGCGGCACAATATGCGGGCTTTGAGAAGGATCAGGCAAGCATCGATGCTGCTCTCGCAGAAGCAGAACAGCTCGTACGTGACATCGAACGTGAAATCGGCGACGAAGTGGATGGGGCGTCTGTTGCAGAAGAGATCGACACGGAGACGGTCGTTGAACTTTCGGAGTTACGTGAACAGTTAGCAGACGAACAAGAGGAAGACAATGATCCGCAGTCTGATGTGAATCATAAGAAATAA
- a CDS encoding FixH family protein has protein sequence MKKAWLYSGLILSTGIVLAGCGIEKQAMDHDNMQGSGKPTVEVNVNVPAKTMEEDKVVFKASAVEQKKPVNLEDVTFEVWEAGKQDGAHQKFKATLKKTGSYQAEAKLAEGEYEGLYHINDKKGLHHMDKISFVVMDHSHEKEEASHEHGHDHKAVDGLSVHYMGATKAKAGAELPVSFHVFLDGKPLKANVQVEVIETGIEKHNYVPLEKKGDAYSGKVTLTAPGQTTVRLHVENDQLHHHQDELITVAK, from the coding sequence ATGAAAAAGGCATGGCTTTATTCCGGTCTTATTCTATCGACAGGGATCGTACTCGCAGGGTGCGGCATTGAAAAACAGGCAATGGATCACGATAACATGCAAGGGTCAGGAAAACCGACGGTCGAGGTCAACGTCAATGTTCCGGCCAAGACAATGGAAGAAGATAAAGTTGTTTTTAAAGCGTCAGCTGTCGAACAAAAGAAGCCAGTCAATCTTGAGGACGTGACATTTGAAGTTTGGGAAGCCGGAAAACAAGACGGTGCCCATCAAAAGTTCAAGGCAACCTTGAAAAAAACGGGTTCTTATCAAGCAGAAGCTAAGCTTGCTGAAGGTGAGTATGAAGGACTGTATCATATCAATGATAAAAAAGGACTCCATCATATGGATAAGATCTCATTCGTCGTCATGGATCATTCACATGAAAAAGAGGAAGCATCGCACGAGCATGGACATGATCACAAAGCCGTCGATGGCCTGTCTGTCCATTACATGGGCGCAACAAAAGCGAAAGCTGGTGCTGAACTTCCCGTCTCCTTTCATGTTTTCCTCGATGGGAAACCGCTAAAAGCGAACGTACAAGTGGAAGTCATTGAAACGGGCATTGAAAAGCATAACTACGTTCCTCTAGAAAAAAAGGGTGATGCCTACAGCGGGAAAGTGACATTGACTGCACCTGGTCAGACGACGGTTCGACTCCATGTCGAAAATGACCAACTCCACCATCACCAAGATGAACTTATTACCGTCGCGAAATAA
- a CDS encoding bifunctional 3-deoxy-7-phosphoheptulonate synthase/chorismate mutase: protein MDQHAELKRLRDELDLVNAELLELMNRRGQIAVEIGKVKRAQGLDRYDPVRERQMLESIAANNHGPFETGRLQHVFKEIFKASLELQGEDRTRKLLVSRKQKPTNTIIRIGDAVIGDGSQQLIAGPCAVESEEQVFEVAEQLAKHGVKFMRGGAYKPRTSPYDFQGLGLEGLKMLKKAADAHGLHVITEIMTPSAVESALPYVDIIQVGARNMQNFDLLKEVGRTNKPVLLKRGLSATLEEFMYAAEYIMASGNDQVILCERGIRTYERATRNTLDISAVPILKQETHLPVMVDVTHSTGRKDLLLPTAKAAYAIGADAVMVEVHPFPALALSDANQQLDFQEFDTFIENLTTTFPALNVQ from the coding sequence ATGGATCAACATGCAGAATTAAAAAGATTACGTGATGAACTCGATTTAGTGAATGCAGAATTATTGGAATTGATGAACAGACGAGGTCAAATTGCTGTTGAAATCGGAAAAGTCAAACGAGCACAAGGGCTTGATCGATACGACCCTGTTCGAGAACGTCAAATGCTCGAATCAATTGCCGCTAATAACCATGGACCTTTTGAAACAGGACGCCTTCAGCATGTATTTAAAGAAATTTTCAAAGCTTCTCTCGAATTACAAGGAGAAGATCGGACTCGGAAATTACTCGTATCACGGAAACAAAAACCGACGAATACGATCATCCGGATCGGAGATGCCGTCATCGGAGACGGTTCACAACAATTGATCGCTGGACCGTGTGCGGTCGAGAGCGAAGAACAAGTATTTGAGGTCGCGGAACAGCTCGCGAAACATGGCGTGAAGTTCATGCGAGGCGGAGCGTACAAACCACGTACATCGCCTTACGACTTCCAAGGTCTAGGACTCGAAGGTCTAAAGATGTTGAAAAAAGCAGCGGACGCGCACGGTTTGCATGTCATCACTGAAATCATGACACCGAGCGCCGTTGAATCTGCTTTACCATATGTCGACATCATCCAGGTCGGCGCACGCAATATGCAAAACTTCGATTTACTCAAGGAAGTCGGTCGTACGAATAAACCGGTTCTTTTAAAACGAGGTCTTTCTGCAACACTCGAGGAATTCATGTACGCGGCTGAGTACATCATGGCGAGTGGTAATGATCAAGTCATCTTATGTGAGCGTGGTATTCGGACGTATGAACGTGCAACACGGAACACGCTTGATATCTCAGCAGTTCCGATTCTGAAGCAAGAGACGCATCTCCCTGTCATGGTCGATGTCACGCACTCGACAGGACGTAAGGATTTACTCTTGCCAACAGCAAAAGCGGCATACGCGATCGGGGCAGACGCTGTCATGGTCGAAGTCCATCCGTTCCCAGCACTTGCGTTGTCTGATGCGAACCAACAACTCGATTTCCAAGAATTCGATACGTTCATCGAAAACTTGACGACTACCTTTCCGGCACTAAACGTTCAATGA
- the acsA gene encoding acetate--CoA ligase — protein MKVLKALPGKHWLAEYDETNTYDWKDAEQYFSWATTGKVNMAHEAIDRHAEGERANKDALIYFDGTTEQRFTYADMKRLTNKAANVLVDAGVKTGDRIFIFMPRSPELYFALLGALKVGAIVGPLFEAFMEQAVRDRLLDSEAKLLVTTKALLPRVPVGELESLEKVVLVDEDIEESDTLLDFRKAFEQASDVFEPVWLDREDGLILHYTSGSTGKPKGVLHVQNAMIQHLMTGRWVLDLQEDDIYWCTADPGWVTGTSYGIFAPFLNGATNIVVGGRFNPDFWYSVIEKYKVTVWYSAPTAFRMLMGAGADVANHHDLSSLRHVLSVGEPLNPEVIRWGKEAFDQRIHDTWWMTETGAMMICNYKSMDIKPGSMGKPIPGTQAAIIDDQGNELPPFRMGNLALKTPWPSMMRQIWNNPQKYESYFFKGWYVSGDSAYMDDEGYFWFQGRVDDVIMTAGERVGPFEVESRLVEHPAVAEAGVIGKPDPVRGEIIKAFIALRDGYEPTEELKQEIQAFVKEGLAAHAAPREIDFRDKLPKTRSGKIMRRVLKAWELNLETGDLSTMED, from the coding sequence ATGAAAGTTTTGAAAGCGCTTCCGGGGAAGCATTGGTTAGCAGAGTATGATGAAACGAACACGTACGACTGGAAAGATGCTGAGCAGTACTTTTCATGGGCGACAACGGGGAAAGTCAACATGGCTCATGAAGCAATCGACCGCCACGCAGAAGGCGAGCGGGCGAACAAGGATGCGCTGATCTATTTCGATGGAACGACGGAACAACGATTCACATATGCAGATATGAAACGATTGACGAATAAAGCGGCAAACGTATTAGTCGATGCAGGGGTCAAAACGGGTGACCGTATTTTCATCTTCATGCCACGTTCACCGGAATTGTATTTTGCCTTGCTTGGCGCACTGAAGGTAGGCGCAATCGTCGGTCCGTTATTTGAAGCATTCATGGAACAAGCGGTCCGTGATCGCTTGCTTGATTCTGAAGCGAAGTTACTCGTGACGACGAAGGCATTGCTCCCACGTGTTCCAGTTGGGGAACTGGAATCACTTGAAAAAGTAGTACTTGTCGACGAAGATATCGAAGAATCGGACACATTACTCGATTTCCGCAAAGCGTTCGAGCAAGCATCCGATGTATTCGAACCGGTCTGGTTAGATCGTGAAGACGGATTGATCCTGCACTACACTTCAGGATCGACAGGGAAGCCGAAAGGTGTGCTCCACGTTCAAAATGCGATGATTCAGCACTTGATGACAGGTCGCTGGGTACTTGATCTCCAAGAAGATGATATCTACTGGTGTACGGCTGACCCGGGATGGGTCACAGGAACAAGTTACGGTATCTTCGCACCATTCTTGAATGGCGCGACGAACATCGTCGTCGGTGGACGCTTCAATCCGGATTTCTGGTACAGTGTCATTGAGAAGTACAAGGTAACGGTCTGGTATAGCGCACCAACGGCTTTCCGGATGTTGATGGGAGCGGGAGCTGATGTTGCAAATCATCATGATCTCTCAAGTCTTCGTCATGTATTGTCTGTCGGCGAACCGTTGAATCCAGAAGTCATTCGTTGGGGGAAAGAAGCCTTTGATCAACGGATCCATGATACATGGTGGATGACGGAGACAGGCGCGATGATGATTTGTAACTACAAGTCGATGGACATCAAACCGGGATCGATGGGGAAACCGATTCCAGGAACTCAGGCTGCGATCATTGATGATCAAGGAAATGAGTTACCGCCATTCCGAATGGGGAACCTTGCTTTAAAAACACCATGGCCATCGATGATGCGTCAAATTTGGAACAATCCGCAGAAATATGAATCGTATTTCTTTAAAGGATGGTATGTCTCAGGGGATTCTGCCTATATGGATGACGAAGGTTACTTCTGGTTCCAAGGACGTGTCGATGATGTCATCATGACGGCTGGAGAACGGGTTGGTCCGTTCGAGGTCGAAAGTCGTCTCGTCGAGCACCCAGCTGTCGCAGAAGCCGGTGTCATCGGGAAACCAGATCCAGTCCGCGGTGAAATCATCAAGGCATTCATTGCCTTGCGTGATGGTTACGAGCCGACGGAAGAGCTAAAACAAGAAATCCAAGCATTCGTCAAAGAGGGGCTGGCTGCTCACGCGGCACCGAGAGAAATCGATTTCCGGGATAAATTGCCGAAGACACGAAGTGGTAAAATCATGCGCCGTGTTCTGAAAGCATGGGAGTTGAATCTTGAAACAGGTGATCTGTCGACGATGGAAGATTAA
- a CDS encoding DUF948 domain-containing protein has product MEITLGGIAGLVAAIAFVVLVIFLARVLGAASKTLNNVANTTAGLERQLDGIMMETTALLHKTNRLVDTIEEKTELLAPVANSIEELGTSLNKVTDSVRTVSDTVAGAADTNKEQIAQAVRWGSVAVELFKKNKPAETTVQNHSTATTTVEKKPRRRFRKKAEAPVTPEVVSVPDVESIPDELKGDRKS; this is encoded by the coding sequence ATGGAAATCACATTAGGCGGAATCGCCGGATTAGTCGCTGCGATCGCATTCGTAGTGCTCGTCATTTTCCTTGCCCGTGTATTAGGTGCTGCGAGTAAAACGCTCAACAATGTAGCCAACACGACAGCAGGACTTGAACGTCAATTAGACGGTATCATGATGGAGACGACAGCGTTGTTACATAAGACGAATCGTCTGGTCGATACGATTGAAGAAAAAACAGAATTGCTTGCGCCTGTCGCAAACTCGATCGAAGAACTCGGTACATCTTTAAACAAAGTGACAGATTCTGTCCGGACAGTATCCGATACGGTTGCTGGTGCAGCGGATACGAATAAAGAACAGATTGCGCAAGCAGTCCGTTGGGGATCAGTCGCTGTAGAGTTATTTAAGAAAAATAAACCGGCAGAGACTACGGTTCAAAATCATTCGACGGCAACGACGACGGTTGAGAAAAAGCCACGTCGTCGATTCCGGAAAAAGGCAGAGGCGCCGGTCACACCGGAAGTCGTGTCAGTACCGGACGTCGAAAGCATTCCAGATGAGTTGAAGGGAGATCGTAAATCATGA
- a CDS encoding GNAT family N-acetyltransferase gives MFEKQFNHRTHETSLGPVDIEGPVPSQTLATYTLDSGLTAFRPPAEQHQALVEIADLEEGRIIVARQGTEIIGYVTYLYPDPYETWSEGNNPYILELGAIEVSSRFRGQQIGKKLLEISMLDPAMEHYLILTTEYYWHWDLKGSGLSVWDYRKIMEKMMNHGGLVFFPTDDPEIASHPANCLMARIGKHVSPEVVAHFDALRLRRRFMYD, from the coding sequence ATGTTTGAAAAACAATTCAATCATCGGACGCATGAAACATCACTCGGTCCTGTTGACATCGAAGGTCCCGTACCGAGTCAAACACTAGCAACGTATACACTCGATTCAGGGTTGACGGCTTTTCGTCCACCTGCTGAACAACATCAAGCACTCGTTGAGATTGCAGACCTTGAGGAAGGACGGATCATCGTCGCTCGTCAAGGAACGGAAATCATCGGTTATGTGACTTACTTATACCCTGATCCTTATGAAACGTGGAGCGAAGGAAACAATCCGTACATCTTGGAACTCGGAGCGATCGAAGTCTCCTCTCGGTTCCGCGGACAACAGATCGGTAAAAAATTGCTTGAAATCTCTATGCTCGATCCCGCTATGGAACACTATTTGATTTTAACGACTGAATATTATTGGCATTGGGACCTAAAAGGGAGCGGACTATCGGTCTGGGATTACCGGAAGATCATGGAGAAGATGATGAACCATGGTGGTCTTGTCTTCTTCCCGACCGACGATCCGGAAATCGCCTCCCATCCTGCCAACTGCCTGATGGCACGTATCGGAAAGCACGTCTCACCTGAAGTCGTCGCTCATTTTGATGCTCTACGCTTGAGAAGACGCTTCATGTATGACTGA
- a CDS encoding Dps family protein codes for MISNHAKSALNQQVANYGVLFVKLHNYHWYIKGPDFLTLHEKLEELYTWVSEQYDVVAERLLMNNGTPSATLKEYLEQTTLEEAKSGLSADEMIDSVIKDFQQVRKEMLDAIEHLEAQDVTVEDDLLGQAKEIEKQIWMLRATLKK; via the coding sequence ATGATTAGTAATCATGCAAAATCAGCTTTGAATCAACAGGTAGCAAACTATGGGGTACTGTTCGTCAAACTCCACAATTATCATTGGTACATTAAAGGACCAGACTTCTTAACGCTTCACGAGAAGCTTGAAGAACTTTATACATGGGTGTCTGAACAATATGATGTCGTTGCAGAACGTCTCCTGATGAATAACGGAACACCTTCTGCGACACTAAAAGAGTATTTAGAGCAAACGACGCTTGAAGAAGCGAAATCGGGGTTATCGGCAGATGAGATGATTGATTCCGTCATCAAAGACTTCCAACAAGTCCGAAAAGAGATGCTCGATGCGATTGAACATCTTGAGGCACAAGACGTGACGGTTGAAGATGATCTACTTGGTCAAGCGAAGGAAATCGAAAAACAAATTTGGATGCTTCGTGCGACATTGAAAAAATAA
- a CDS encoding DUF2179 domain-containing protein, whose translation MGQILLILLLQLIYVPVLTLRTIMLVKGRTVIAGLFGTVETLIYIFALGIVFQDLTTLGMVVYALGFGLGILVGGYVERKLAIGYNMIQVHTQEFPAELIQVIRDNGFGVTHYQGQGRDGVRYRLDVLAARTRMKVLRNLVEEYEPKAFLVAFDSVDFKGGYMLKGLKRPR comes from the coding sequence ATGGGACAGATTTTACTCATCTTATTGCTCCAGTTGATTTACGTTCCTGTTTTGACATTACGGACGATCATGCTCGTCAAAGGGCGAACTGTCATTGCCGGATTGTTTGGCACAGTCGAAACATTGATTTACATTTTTGCACTAGGAATCGTATTCCAAGACTTAACGACACTCGGTATGGTCGTTTACGCGCTTGGATTTGGTCTAGGAATACTCGTCGGTGGATATGTCGAGCGAAAACTCGCCATCGGTTACAATATGATTCAAGTGCATACGCAAGAATTTCCAGCGGAACTGATTCAGGTCATTCGCGATAATGGTTTTGGTGTGACACATTATCAAGGTCAAGGACGAGACGGTGTCCGTTATCGGTTAGATGTGCTCGCGGCTCGAACACGTATGAAAGTGCTTCGTAATCTCGTCGAAGAATACGAACCGAAAGCATTCCTCGTCGCATTCGATTCCGTCGACTTCAAAGGTGGGTATATGTTGAAAGGATTAAAGCGTCCTCGATAG